The Vicia villosa cultivar HV-30 ecotype Madison, WI linkage group LG1, Vvil1.0, whole genome shotgun sequence genome includes a region encoding these proteins:
- the LOC131625797 gene encoding protein NRT1/ PTR FAMILY 4.4-like, with protein sequence MDNNNNIPFPKDDENSTAVDWRGRPSNSKYHGGARAAAFVLGLQAFEIMAIAAVGNNLITYLINDMHFSLPHSANIVTNFVGTIFLVALLGGFLSDSFLGTFSTVLIFALIELSGFILLSAQAHFPKLKPPPCDKNSVCTEATGLNTLIFYIAIYMVALGSGCVKPSMISHGANQFTLQSNKLSTYFNATYFAFSLGELIALTVLIWVQTHSGMDAGFAVSAAVMAMAFMSFISGTLYYRNKSPQPTVFRPILQVFVAAILKRKKNCSSTQQGIGGQHSKKLRFLEKACIQEEGNNTKESHWRLCSVEQVEQAKILLSVIPIFACTIIFNTVLAQLQTFSVQQGSAMDTNITESFRIPPASLQAIPYVLLIVIVPLYDTLFVPFARKITGHESGITPLQRIGVGLFLVTFSMVSAAIMEKKRRDAALNMNQTLSIFWIAPQFIIFGMSEMFTAVGLIEFFYTQSLNGMQTFLTSITYCSYSFGFYLSSVLVSLVNKITSSKGGDGVGGWLHDNNINKDKLDLFYWLLAALSFLNFLNYLFWSRWYSNVPSLSTISQEGHLQSTESRQHNDVDNNIP encoded by the exons ATGGATAATAATAACAACATTCCATTTCCCAAAGATGATGAGAATTCTACCGCTGTTGATTGGAGAGGCAGACCCTCCAATTCTAAATATCACGGTGGTGCCAGAGCTGCTGCCTTTGTTCTTG GACTTCAAGCTTTTGAAATAATGGCCATAGCTGCTGTTGGAAACAACCTCATCACTTATCTAATCAATGACATGCACTTCTCTTTACCTCATTCAGCGAACATTGTAACTAACTTTGTTGGTACTATCTTTCTTGTCGCACTTCTCGGTGGTTTTCTATCTGACTCTTTTCTCGGCACCTTTTCCACCGTCCTTATCTTTGCCCTTATAGAACTTTCT GGTTTTATATTGTTGTCAGCACAAGCTCATTTTCCTAAACTGAAACCACCGCCATGTGATAAAAACTCGGTATGCACAGAAGCAACGGGGTTGAACACCTTGATATTCTATATAGCAATATACATGGTGGCATTAGGAAGTGGTTGTGTTAAGCCAAGCATGATTTCTCATGGAGCTAACCAATTCACTCTTCAATCAAACAAGCTCTCAACTTACTTCAATGCAACCTATTTTGCATTCTCATTGGGTGAGCTTATTGCTCTAACAGTTCTGATTTGGGTTCAAACTCATTCTGGTATGGACGCTGGATTTGCTGTATCGGCCGCCGTCATGGCAATGGCTTTCATGTCCTTTATTTCTGGGACTCTTTATTATAGGAACAAATCTCCACAACCAACCGTCTTTCGCCCCATTCTTCAA GTTTTTGTGGCTGCAAtattgaaaagaaagaagaattgTTCATCTACCCAACAAGGAATTGGTGGACAGCATAGCAAAAAGTTGAGATTCTTGGAGAAGGCTTGTATACAAGAAGAGGGGAACAACACAAAGGAAAGCCATTGGAGATTATGCAGTGTTGAACAAGTTGAACAAGCAAAAATATTACTATCTGTCATTCCCATTTTTGCATGCACTATCATTTTCAATACTGTGTTAGCACAGCTTCAAACATTCTCAGTCCAACAAGGAAGTGCCATGGACACAAATATCACAGAATCATTTCGTATCCCTCCGGCATCACTTCAGGCCATTCCATACGTTTTGCTCATTGTTATAGTTCCTCTCTATGATACTTTATTTGTCCCTTTTGCAAGGAAAATAACAGGTCATGAGTCAGGAATCACACCTTTGCAGAGAATAGGAGTTGGCCTATTTCTGGTTACATTTTCTATGGTATCGGCAGCTATCATGGAGAAAAAGAGAAGGGATGCAGCTTTGAATATGAACCAAACTTTGTCCATATTTTGGATTGCACCACAGTTCATTATATTTGGTATGTCAGAGATGTTTACTGCAGTTGGACTGATTGAATTCTTCTACACACAGTCGTTGAATGGGATGCAGACATTCCTGACTTCAATTACGTATTGCTCCTACTCGTTTGGATTTTATCTCAGCTCAGTATTGGTTTCATTGGTGAATAAAATCACTTCAAGTAAAGGTGGTGATGGTGTTGGTGGTTGGCTTCATGACAACAATATCAACAAAGACAAACTAGACCTTTTCTATTGGTTACTAGCTgcactcagtttcctcaacttccttaaCTATCTCTTTTGGTCAAGATGGTATTCTAATGTTCCATCTCTTTCAACTATATCCCAGGAGGGTCACCTTCAATCCACGGAATCTAGACAGCACAACGATGTTGATAATAATATTCCATAA